A region of the Herpetosiphonaceae bacterium genome:
GTTATGCCATAATCACGCATGATTATACGATGCGCAGCCGTGGCAATGCTTCGTACAGGCGTGTACATGCTTCGTACAGGCGTGTACATGCTTCGTACAGGCGTGTACATGCTTCGTACAGGCGTGTACATGCTTCGTACAGGCGTGTACATGCTATGCGCAGGCCCTCACCATGCCCAGAGGGCACCCGCCCCCTCTCCCACTGCCGTACGAGAGGGGGAAATAGTGGGGGACGCCCCCATACCCCTGGCCTATCGGCGCTATGAATATTCTCATCACCAGCACGCGCGCGCCCGTGGCGCTAGAGCTGATCCGCGCCTTTGGCCGCGCCGGACACACCGTGATCGCCACCGACACGCAGCCGTGGACCGTCGGCAGCCGCTCGCGGCATCTCACGGAGCACGTGGTAACACCGCAGCCGCGCCAGGAGCCGCAGCGCTTTCTCGACGCGCTGGAGCGGATCGTCCGCGCGCATCGCATCGACCTGCTGATCCCGACCTGCGAGGAGGTCTTCCACGTCGCGCGCGGCTACGAGCGGCTGAGCAGGATCACCAGCGTCTGCGCATCGCCGCTGGATCTGCTGGCGGAGCTACATCACAAGTTCGCGTTTCAGCAGCACGCGGCGGCGCTCGGCATTCGCACGCCGCAGACGGCACTTGTCACCGATTGCGACGAGCTGCGCGCCATGCTGCCGCAGTTTCCGAGGTACGTGCTCAAGCCCGCCTACTCGCGCTTCGCCACGCGCGTCATCACCAACAGCGGGCAGCACGCCGGGCTGGTGCCGCTCTCCGCCTGCCAGCCGACGCCGCAGCAGCCGTGGTTGCTGCAAGCCTTCATCGAGGGAGCGAGCCTGTGTACCTACAGCACGCTGCACGAGGGCCACGTCACCGCACACTGCGCCTACGCTATTCCATACACCTTCGGCGGCGGATCGGGCGTGCAGTTTCGATCGGTCGACGGTGCCGAGACGCTGGCGATCGTCCGGCAGATTGGCGCGGCGCTGGGCTATACGGGCCAGCTCTCGCTCGATTTCATTCAGGCCGCCGACGACCTGTATCTGCTCGAATGTAATCCACGCGCTACCAGCGGCGCGCATCTGATCGATCCGGCGCGGCTGATCGCCGCTCTGACCGATCCCCGGCAGCCAACCTGGATCGAGCCGCCGGGCCGCTGCCGTCAGCTTACGATCCCGCTGCTGGCGAGCGTCGCGGCGCAGCCACGCCGCTGGCTAGCCGCGCTCCGTGAGGCGCTACGTCACGCCGACGTGATCGCCGATCGACGCGATCTGCTGCCGCTGCTGGCGCAACTGCCGATGACTCTGCACTTTGCGCGCATCAGCCGCCGCAAACGCATCGGCCTGACCGCCGCAACGACCCACGACATCGAATGGAACGGAGAGCGATGATCGGGCTTTACGATCGCAGCAGCGTCGATCAGGTACCGTGGCCCGCCACGCCCGACGGCGACTACGCCCGGCGCGTGCTCGATCCGCTGGTGCGCCACGGCCCGCAGCGCTACATCGACAACGTGGACGCCGAGGTCTTCGTGCTGGTCGCGGGTGAAAGCGTGCTGCCGGTGGTCGTCGCAGCGCCCCGCCCGTCGATACGAAACGCCTACGTCTGCTCGCCCACGACGCACTACATCGACTACGCCAGGCGCGAGGTCGAGCTTGAGCTGGCCGAGCGGCGCGCGCTGCGAACGGTCGTGCCGCCGCTGCTGGATGCGCTCAGGCCGCTGCTGCGCTGGAGCCGTTTCGAGCAGGTGGTGTATGTCAACAACTGGCTGCTCTCGACCAACCTCTACCCGGCGCTCGATCCGGCCACGATCCGGCAGATCCGCGACGAGCTGATTCGCCGCTTTCCGCGGCACGTGATCATCTTTCGATCCGTCGACGAGCGGCTCAACGCGCCGCTGCTGCGCGACCTGCTGGGACTACAGTTTCGCCCGGTCTTCAGCCGACAGGTCTATATCCTCGATCCGCAGGCCCAGGAGCGGAGCTACCGCAAGCGTAAAGACTTTCGCAGCGACGTGCTGCTCGCCGGACGCACCGACTACGAGTGGCTGAGCCACGATCAGCTCGATCCGGCGACAAGCGCGCGACTGGCTGAGCTATACGCCGAGCTATACCTGCACAAGTATTCGTTTGACAATCCGCAGTTCAACGCGCGCTTCGTGGCCGAGGCGCTAGATCGGCGATGGCTCACGATCTGGGCGCTGCGGCGCAACGGACACATCGACGGGGTGCTTGGGTATGTCGAGCGACATGGCGTGATGACCGCACCCTTGCTCGGCTACGATCGCTCGGTGCCGCAGAGTGCGGGACTGTACCGCCTGCTCTCGCTCAAGCTGGTAGAAGAGGCAGAGCAGTATGGATTGGTGCTGCATCTCAGCTCCGGCGCGGCGGCCTTCAAGCGTCATCGCGGCGGACAGCCCGCGATCGAATATAATCTGGTCTACGATCGTCACTGCGCGCGCCGTCGACGGCTTCCGTGGCAAATACTGGAGATTCTGACACATCGCGCGATCGTGCCGGTGATGCAGCGCTTCAAGCTGTAGCGCGGCGCTTCCTGAAAGAGACGGGTGATGATAGAGACTCAGCCAGACAGCACAGCCCGGCTCAGCGCGATCTATCCCGCGCTGGCGCGGCACTGGTTCATCGCCTGCCGCTCGGACGACCTGCGGCGCGGGCCATTGGCGCGAACACTGCTCGACACGCATCTGGTGCTGTTTCGCGGCGCGTCCGGCCACGCTACAGCGCTGCTCGATCGCTGTCCGCACCGCAATGCGCCACTCTCGCGCGGTTGGGTGACGGATGGCCGGGTGGTCTGCCCGTACCATGGCTGGCAGTTCGACGGCGCGGGCCGCTGTCAGGTCGTGCCCGGTTTGTGCGACACGCCAGAGCATCGGACGCGACAGGTGGCCGCGTTTCCGGTAGTCGAGCACGACGGCTTTGTCTGGGTCTGGCCCCTCGACGCCTCGCCGACACGCGCGCCGTACCACTTTCCGCTGCTCGACGCGCCGGGCTACCAGTCGCTTGTGCGCGAGTACCGCTTCGAGGCCGCGCTGCCGGACGCCCTGGAAAACTTTCTCGACGGCACGCATACCCACTTCGTCCACAGCGGGCTGATCCGCACCGAGGGTCGACGCAAGCGCACCACGGCGATCATCCGGCGCACGCCGGAGCAGGTCGAGGCCGAGTACCACGACGAGGGCAGACAGTCGGGTCTGCTCTCGCGGCTCTTCGGCGCGGGCGTCGACGTAGCCTTTGGCCGCTTCATCATGCCCGCCATCGCGCAGCTAGAGTATCGGGCCGGACCGCACACGCGGCTGCTGGTCAACCTCTGCTTCACGCCCGAAAGCAGCTCCACGCTGCGCGTCTTCGTGCTGGCGACGGCACAGGTGCCACGGGCGCTGCGGCTGATCGCTCCGACGCTCGGCGGCCTGCTGCTGCGGACGGTCGTCAAGCAGGATCGGGCGATCCTCAGGCTTCAGGCCGAGAACCTGCGACGCTTCGGCGGGCCGCGCTACACCTCTACCGAGCTAGACGTGATGGGGCCGCACATTCTGCGGATGCTCAGGGGCATTCAGCAGCGCGAGCAGGACGAGCCAGCCGAGCGGCGCGTGGAGATGCTGATATGAGCGCATGAGCGGCCCGCAGATTATGACCCTGCCCAACCTGCTGACCGCGCTGCGGCTGCTACTAGTGCCGGTGCTGTGGCTGTGCGCGCTCCTGGGTCGTCCGGCCTGGATCGGCGCTGGGCTGCTGGCGGCGCTGCTGACCGATGTGCTGGACGGCGCGACGGCGCGCTGGCTTGGGCAGGCGACATCCTTCGGCGCGGCGCTCGACTCGCTGGCCGACAAACTGCTGACGCTCTCGGTCGTGGGCTGGCTGGCGCTGCTCTTTCCCGAAATCTTTGCCGAGCATCCGCTGCTGATCGGGCTGGCTGCCGCCGGGCTGATCGGCTCGTGGCTGACGGGGCGGATCAAGCCGGGCTGGCTGCCGAAGCTGCACCTGTGGTCGGCGCGCGTCGGCGGTGGATTGCAGGGACTATTTGCGCTGCATACCTTCCTGGCGGGCCGCTACAGCGCGGCGCTGCTCTATCTTGCGCTGGGCGTTGGCCTGCTCGCGGCGCTGGAAGAGATCGCCGTGCAGCTCGTTCACCCCTGCCCCGACGAGCACATTCGCACCGTGTTCGAGCGTCCGATTCGCGCCCGGATCGGCGCGGCGGTGCAGCGCTGGCTGGCGGACCGCAGGTTGCCGCTGCTGCTGGCGGGACTGGCGATCGGCCTGACGCTGCCCGCGCTACGGACCGGCTGGCACTTCGACGATTATCTGCATCGCGCGGCGCTTGGGACAGGACAGCCGAGCCTCAGGGCGGCTCTTGACGAGCTTTTCGTGTTCATGGACGGCGATCCTGAGCGGACGCGGCGGCTGATGGACAGCGGCGTCTTTCCCTGGTGGGCGCTGCCGCAGGGCCAGAACGCCTTCTGGCGACCGCTGGCCGGGCTGACGCACTGGCTGGACTATCGGCTGTGGCCGCGTAGCCCGCTGCTGATGCACACTCACAGCCTGCTCTGGTTCGGCGCGCTGGCGGCGGTGGCGGCGCTGCTCTACCGGCGGCTGATCGGAGCGACCTGGATCGCGGGATTGGCGGCGCTGCTCTACGCCCTCGACGACGCGCGGGGCTACGCCGCAAGCTGGATCGCCAATCGCAACGCGCTGCTGGCAACGCTGTGCGGCTGTCTGGCGCTGATCGCACACGATCGCTGGCGGCGCGACGGCTGGCGCTGGGGCGTGATCACAGGGCCGCTGGCGCTGCTGCTCGGCCTGCTCTCGGCGGAGGCGGCGACGGCAACGCTGGCCTATCTGCTGGCGTACGCGATCGTGCTGGATCGCGGCGGTCGCCGGCAGCGGCTCGGCTCGCTGCTCCCGGCGCTGCTGACAACCATCGGCTGGCGGCTGGGCTACCGTGCGCTCGGCTACGGCGCGCTCGGCACATCTTATGTCGATCCAGCTACCGAGCCGCTGCGCTTCCTGATGGCGGTGATCGAGCGCGGGCCGGTGCTGCTGCTGGCCCAGTGGGCGCTACCGCCCGCCGAACTCTACCCGTTTCTCACACCGCCCGCGTCGTGGCTGCTCTGCCTCTGCGCGCTGGCGATCCTCGCGCCGCTCGGCTTCGTCGCATGGCCGCTGCTGCACCGCGATGTGCTGGCGCGCTTCTGGACGCTCGGCATGATCCTGGCGGTCGTTCCCGCCTGCGCGGCGCTGCCCGCCAACCGGCTGCTCGGCTTCGTCGGCCTGGGCACGATGGGCCTGCTGGCCCGGCTGCTGATCGAGCTGTGGCAGGCGGCACGCTCCTGGCGACGCGCGCTCGGCCTGGTGCTCGGCGCGATCCACCTGCTGCTCGCGCCGCTCCTGCTGCCGCTGGCGGCCTATAGCCCGGCGCTCTTCGGCGCGGTCGAGCCGTCGATCCGCAGCCTGCCGCATGATCCGCTACTAGCGCGGCAGACCGCGATCTTCGTAAACGCGCCCAGCTTCTTCTCGATCAGCTACCTGCCGATCATCCGCCAGATGCAAGGTCTGCCCGCGCCGCTGCGGGTGCGCTTCCTTTCCTCCGGCCCTGACAGCGTCGAGCTGACGCGAGCTGACGCGCATACGCTGCTGGTACGACCGGCGGGCGGCTACCTCGTCGGCTTCGACACTGTGTTTCGGGAGCGAGCTCGGCGCTTCATGGCCGGCCAGCAGATCAGGCTGACCGACGCCACGGTCACGGTCGAGCGGCTTACCGGCGACGGACGGCCCGCCGAGGTTGCCTTTCGCTTCGACGCGCCGCTCGAATCGGGCGCGCTGCGCTGGTTCGCGTGGCGCGACGGCGGGTATGTCGCATTCACGCCGCCGCCACCCGGCACGACGATCCGGCTGCCATCGAGCCTGCCTTAGCGGCGGCACGATTAAACCAACAGGCGAGACGTGTGATACGCCCCGCCTGTGCCATCTCCAGCCGACTTGTCCGGTGCGCCGTAACGCTTAGCCCTCGTCGCGATCCCGCGCGGCGTCTTCCTCGGCACGCGCCTCGGCCTCGTCGTTGGGCGCGGCGTTCTCGAAATAGCCCCGGTCGGTTTCGTCGACCGGCGCTGGATCGCTGTACACGCCTCCTGGATCGCGGCTTTCGTCGAGACGATCGATCGCGCCCTCAAGCGCGCTGCTGTCGCGATTGAACAGCGCGTCCAGCATCAGGTTGTCGAGCACGGAGCCACCGGCATCGGAGGCCAGCGCTGCAAACTCGTTCTGAGTCATGCCGCCGCCGCCCGCCGTCACGCCATCGCCGCTCGCGCCCGGCAGACCGCCGTCGCCGTTGCCGGGCGTGTAGGCCGCATCGAGCGCCGCCGTGGTCTGGGCGTTGGCCGCGCTGGCGAGCAGCTTCCGCTGAACCAGGCCCGTACCTGCCGGGATCAGCTTGCCGATGACCACGTTCTCCTTAAGGCCGCGCAGATAGTCGACCTTGCCGGTGATCGCCGCCTCGGTCAGCACGCGCGTCGTCTCCTGGAACGACGCCGCCGACAGGAACGAGTCGGTGGTCAGCGATGCCTTGATCAGGCCCAGCAGCACCGTTGTGCCCAGCGCGGGCTCGCCGCCCTGCGCCAGCACCGCCTGGTTGATCGCCATGAACTCGACCGAGTCGACCAGCTCGCTGGGCAGCATCTCGGTATCGCCTGGATCCTCGATCCGCACGCGGCGCAACATCTGGCGCACAATGATCTCAACGTGCTTGTCGTTGATCGGCACGCCCTGATCGCGATAGACCTTCTGCGCCTCATTGGTCAGATACGTCTGCACCGTCTCGCGGCCCTGGATCAGCAGCAACTCCTGCGGATCAATCGCGCCTTCGGTAAGCTGCATACCGGCGGTGACATGCACGCCGTCCTGAATGCCAGCGCGCAGACGCGCCGAGTGCGGCAGCAGGTATGCGCGATGATCGTCAGCCGACGGCGGCGTGCGCACCGCGATCGTGTCGCCGTTGATCGCGACGATGCCGGGCATGCGCGCCAGGATCGGCGGCGCGCTCGTGTCGGAGCGATTGCTGACCGCAAGCTCCTGGTTCTGATGAACCTCGTCGCCGCTCTGCACCAGCACGCGATAATCCTCCGGCACGGTCTGCTCGTCGGTGAAGACGGTATCCGCATCGATGTGGATCGTGCGCGTGTCCTCGGTGCGCTCGATGCGCAGCGTGCCGTCGATCTCGGCTAAGATCGCCTTATTCTTGGGCGAGCGCGCCTCGAAGATCTCTTGGATGCGCGGCAGACCCTGCGTGATGTCTTCCGCCGCCGCCACGCCGCCGGTGTGGAACGTACGCAGCGTAAGCTGCGTGCCGGGCTCGCCGATCGACTGAGCCGCGATAATGCCGACCGCCTCGCCGATGCCGACGAGCTGACCCGTCGCCAGGTTACGCCCGTAGCACATGCGGCAGACGCCATGCTTGGCGCGGCAGAGCAGCGGCGTGCGCACATAGACCTCGGTGATCCCGGCGGCCACGATCTGCTGCGCCGTTTCTTCCAGGATCTCGTGGTTGCGCGCGACGATCACCTCGCTCGTCTGCGGATCGACCACGTCCATGGCCGCCATGCGCCCGATGATACGCGGTGCCATGCCGATACGCACCTCGTCGCGCTCGGCTTCGAGCACCCACTGCCCGGCCTCGGTGCCACAGTCGTCGATCGTCACGATCACGTCCTGCGCCACGTCCACCAGACGGCGCGTGAGATAGCCCGCGTCCGCCGTACGCAGCGCGGTATCGGCCAGACCTTTACGACCGCCGTGCGTCGAGATAAAGTATTCGAGCACCGACAGGCCCTCGCGGAAGCTCGACCGGATCGGCGTCTCGATGATCCGACCGTTCGGGTCGGCCATCAGGCCACGCATACCGGCCATCTGCCGGATCTGGCCGATGTTACCGCGCGCGCCGGAGATCGCCATCATCGCGATCGGGCCGTACGGGTTCAGGTTTTCCTGCACCGCAGTTTTGATGTCGTCGGTCGCCTTCTCCCACGCCTTGACCACCTCAATGTAGCGCTCTTCCTTGGTGATCAGGCCGCGCCGAAACTGCTTCTCGATGTTGCGCACCGTCTCGTCGGCCTCTGCCAGAATCGCCGCCTTGCTCGGCGGCAGCTCCACGTCGGCAGCCGAGAAGGTCATACCGCCCAGCGTCGAGTGCTTGAAGCCCATCGACTTGATCCGGTCGGCCATCTGCGCCGTCTGCTCGGAGGCGTAGAAACGCAGCAGCTCCTCGTCGGGCAGGTTCCCGAAGCGCTCCACGATCTGCACGCGGCACTCCGGCGTCATCTGCTCCGGCTGGCTGTAGAAGCGGTAACAGTCGGCGATCACCTCGCGCAGGCCCTTCTTATCGACCAGCCGATTACGGAAGTGGAGCGGTGAGCGGAAGCCGTTCTCGCCGGGTCGCGGCTCGTCGGGGAAGCGCAGCGCGTTGTTGAAGATGATCCGCCCCACGGTCGTCTCGACCAGCGTGCGCGGGCAGCTATCGACGCTCACCAGCTCCTTGGTCGGCATCGTCACGCCATCCTCTTTGCCGACGACGTAGTCTTCGATCACCACGCGGATCGGCGCCTGGATATGCACGACCCGGTTGGTATGCGCCAGCAGCGCCTCGTCCACGCTGCCGAAGACCTTGCCAGCGCCGGGCGCGTCGTCGCGGACCTGCGTCAGATAGAAGCAGCCGAGCACGATGTCCTGCGCCGGGGTGATGATCGGATCGCCGTGCGCGGGCGACAGCAGGTTGTACTTCGACAGCATGCGCGTGCGCGCCTCTTCCTGGGCCTTGCGCGACAGCGGCACGTGAACCGCCATCTGGTCGCCGTCGAAGTCGGCGTTGAACGCCGCGCAGACCAGTGGATGAAGCTGGATCGCCGAGCCTTCGATCAGCACTGCCTCGAACGCCTGGATCGACAGACGGTGCAGCGACGGAGCGCGGTTGAGCAGCACGAGGTAATCCTTGATCACCTCTTCCAGCGCGTCCCAGACCTCCGGCTTGATGCGCTCGACGAACCGCTTGGCCGCCTTGATGTTGTGGGCATGGCCCTTCTCGACCAGCCGCCGCATCACGAAGGGCTTGAACAGCTCAAGCGCCATCTTCTTGGGCAGGCCGCACTGGTGCAGTTGCAGCGTCGGGCCGACCACGATCACCGAGCGACCGGAGTAGTCGACGCGCTTGCCGAGCAAGTTCTGGCGGAAGCGGCCCTGCTTGCCCTTGAGCATGTCGCTCAGGCTCTTGAGCCGGTGCTTGCCCTTGCCCGACACGGGCCGACCCCGGCGTCCGTTGTCGATCAGCGCATCGACCGCCTCTTGCAGCATCCGCTTCTCGTTACGCACGATGATTTCGGGCGCGTTCAGCTCCATCAGCCGCTTCAGACGATTGTTGCGGTTGATCACGCGGCGATACAGATCGTTGAGGTCGCTCGTGGCAAAGCGACCGCCGTCGAGCTGGACCATCGGGCGCAGATCCGGCGGGATCACCGGCAGCACCTTGAGGATCATCCACTCCGGCTTGTTGCCGCTCTTTCGGAACGCCTCGACGACGCGCAGCCGCTTGGTCGCCTTCTTGCGCTTCTGGCTGGTCGCCGATGCCGCGTGCATCTCTTCCTGCAACTGCATCGCCAGGGCATCCAGATCGACGCGCGCCACCAGGCTGCGGACAGCGCCGCCGCCCATCTCGGCGGTAAACGCGCCCGGTGCCAGCTCGCGCATCGTGCGGTACTCGGACTCGGAGATGATGCGCAGGATCTTGATCTCGTCGATCCGATCGAGCTTCTCCTTCTCCTCGCGCACCAGCAGGTCGAGCTGCTGCTGCATCTCGTCCGAGAGCTTGGTCTGGCTCTGCTCGGCGGCATGGGCGCGCTGATCGCGCTCCGCCCCCGACAGCGCCTCGGCGTCGCTCAACTCCTGGTCGCGGCGCTCCTTGATTCGCTCGCGCTCGGCCTCGACCGTCTCGTCCAGCCGGTTCAGATGATAGGCCGATACGGGCTCGCCCTTCTCGGCGATCGTGACGCCACGGAAATCGAAATCCTGCGGCGCGGCGCGGCCCGCCAGCTCTTCCAGCGAATCGCGCAATTCCTGATCTTCGTCCTCAAGCTCCGCCAGCAGATCGGCGTAGCGCTGCTTGATCTCTTTCTGCGCCGCCGCGAGCGCCTGATCCATCTGCGCCAGCTCTTGCGAGATGCGCGTCGACGCGGCCTCGCCCTTGCCGCGCGCCTGGCCCTCTAGCTCGGCGCGACGCACCGTGTAGTCGGCGACGATCCGCTCGCGCACCTGCTCGATCGCCATGTCGTCGACGTCGGTGATGATGTACGAGGCGAAGTACAGCACGCGCTCCAGGTTGCGCGGCGAGATGTCGAGCAGCAGACCAAGGCGGCTCGGCGTGCCCTTGACGAACCAGATGTGCGACACCGGCGAGGCCAGGTTGATATGGCCCATGCGCTCGCGCCGCACCTTGGAGCGTGTCACCTCGACGCCGCATTTATCGCAGACGACGCCCTTGTACCGCACGCGCTTGTACTTGCCGCAGTAGCACTCCCAGTCCTTCTGCGGCCCGAAAATCTTCTCGCAGAACAGACCGTCCCGCTCCGGCTTGAGCGTGCGGTAGTTGATTGTCTCAGGCTTCGTCACCTCGCCCTTGGACCAGCCCAGAATCTCCTCAGGCGAGGCCAGGCTGATCCGAATGGCGTTAAAATCATTAATCTCAGGCATCTGTATCTCCAGAACCTAGAACTGAGAACCAAGAACCAATCACCGGGCTTTCCGGTTCTCGGTTCTTGGTTCTCGGTTCTTTTTTAGAACTCGCCCTTTTCCATGCCCGACAGATTGATGCCGTCCAGCGCCGACAGGTCATCGCCTGTGTCCTCGGTCAGCTCCATCGGCGTCTCGTCCTCAGACAGCACCTCGACGGAGAGGCCCAGCGCTTGCAGCTCCTTGATCAACACCTTGAACGACTCGGGAACGCCCGCCTCTTGAATTTGCTCGCCCTTGACGATCGCCTCGTAGGTCTTGACGCGACCGTTCACGTCGTCGGACTTGACCGTCAGCATCTCTTGCAGCGTATAGGCCGCTCCGTAGGCTTCGAGCGCCCACACCTCCATCTCGCCGAAGCGCTGGCCGCCGAACTGGGCCTTGCCGCCGAGCGGCTGCTGCGTCACCAGCGAGTATGGACCCGTCGAGCGGGCGTGAATCTTGTCTTCGACCAGATGCGCCAGCTTGAGCATGTAGATGTAGCCGACCGTCACCGGATTATCGAACGGCTCGCCCGTGCGCCCATCGTAGAGCGTGATCTTGCCGTCGTCGGGCAGCCCGGCCTCGTACAATGCCTGCTGGATCTGCTCCTCGCGCGCGCCGTCGAAGACCGGCGTGGCGATGCGGTAGCCCAGCCGCGCGGCGGCCCAGCCCAGGTGCGTCTCCAGAATCTGGCCGATGTTCATGCGCGAGGGCACGCCGATCGGATTCAGGATGATGTCGACCGGGCGGCCATCCGGCATGAAGGGCATGTCCTGAATCGGCAGGATGCGCGAGACGACGCCCTTGTTGCCGTGCCGACCGGCCATCTTGTCGCCAGCGCTGATCTTGCGCTTCTGCGCGATCAGCACGCGCACCATCTTGTTGACGCCCACCGGCAGATCGGGCGAGTCCTCGCGGGTGAAGACCTTAACGTCGATCACCTTGCCGCGCACACCGTGCGGCACCCGCAGCGACGTATCCTTGACCTCGCGCGCCTTCTCGCCGAAGATCGCGCGCAGCAGGCGCTCTTCCGCCGTCAGATCCGTCTCGCCCTTGGGCGTGATCTTGCCGACCAGGATGTCGTTCGGGTTGACATCCGCGCCGACATAGATAATGCCGTTCTCGTCCAGATTGCGCAGGCTATCCTGGCCGACGTTGGGAATATCGCGGGTAATCTCCTCGTCGCCGAGCTTGGTCTGCCGCGCCTCGACCTCGTACTTCTCGATGTGGATCGAGGTAAAGATGTCCTCGCGCACCAGCCGCTCGGAAACCAGGATCGCGTCCTCGTAGTTGCCGCCCTCCCAGGGCATGAACGCCACGAGCACGTTCTGGCCCAGCGCCAGCTCGCCGTTGTCGGTCGATGAGGAGTCGGCGATCACCTGATTGCGCTTGACGCGCTCGCCGGTCAGCACCGCCGGACGCTGGTTGATACAGGTGTCCTGGTTCGAGCGCATGAACTTGATCAGCGGATAGACCCGATCGGTGCCGTCTTCTTCGCGAACGATGATCTGGCGCGAGTCGGCGCGCAGCACCAGGCCGTCGTTCTTGGCGATCACCACCTGGCCCGAATCGCGCGCCGCCTGGTACTCCATGCCCGTGCCGATGATCGGCGCGTCGGGACGCAGCAGCGGCACAGCCTGGCGCTGCATGTTCGCGCCCATCAGCGCGCGGTTGGCGTCGTCGTGCTCAAGGAACGGGATCAGCGCCGTAGAGACTGAGACGACCTGCTTGGGCGACACGTCCATGTAGTCGACGCGCTCGGCAGGCTCTTCCACGAACTCATCGCCGTAGCGGCCCTGCACCTTGCCGGTCAGGAAGCGGTTGTGCTCGTCCAGCGGCGCGTTCGCCTGCGCGACGATGAACTTATCTTCTTCGTCGGCGGGCAGGTAATGCACCTCGCCCGTGACGATCGGGCGGATCTTGATCGTGCGCAGCGGCAGATCGGCGATCCGCTCGGCGATCGCCCGCGTGATCTCGGTGTTTTCTTCGGCGATCGTCTCGCCCGTTTTGGGATCGACGATGTCCTCGCGTAGGATCTGGCCGCGCAGCAGGCCGATCGCAATATGCCGCGCCAGCTCACGGTCGATCCGCGCGCCACGAGCCGCCAGCAGATCGCCGGTGCGCAGGTCGCGCACGTCGTTGATCAGGAGCGGCTTGTCGAGCCACAGCGGGGTGTTATCGACCTCGCGATACACCTTGCGGTAGGGCGTTTCGAGGAAGCCCATCTCGTTGATGCGCGCAAACGTGGACATCGCGCCGATCAGACCGATGTTCGGGCCTTCGGGCGTTTCCACGGGGCAGATGCGGCCATAGTGCGAGTGGTGCACGTCGCGCACCTCGAAGCCCGCACGATCACGGCTCAGACCGCCGGGACCGAGCGCCGAGATACGTCGCTTGTGGGCCAGCTCCGCCAGCGGGTTGACCTGATCCATGAACTGCGAAAGCTGCGAGCCGCCGAAGAACTCGCGGATCGCCGCGACGACCGGACGAATATTGACCAGGCCGTTGGGCGTCGCGCTTTCGGGATCTTGCAGCGACATGCGCTCTTTGATCACGCGCTCCATGCGCAGCAGGCCAACGCGGAACTGCGCCTGGATCAGCTCGCCCACGGTACGCACGCGGCGATTGCCCAGGTGATCGATGTCGTCGGGCTCGCCGATGCCGTTGTTGAGATCGATGATCCGCTCGACGATCTTGTAGAGGTCCTGCGGTGTCAGAATGCGCTCGGTGGCGTCGGGCGTCTCGCCGCCATGCTCGCGGCGGCCCTTCTCCCACAGGTTGCGGTTGAGCTTGTAGCGACCGACGCGCGCGAGATCGTAGCGCCGCCCGTTGAACAGCAGCGATTCGAGCAAGGTCCGCGCGTTCTCCAGCGTCGGCGGATCGCCGGGCCGGAGCCGCTTGTACAGCTCGATCATCGCCTCTTTAGCGTGGCGCGTGCCGTCCTTCTCAAGCGTGGCGGTGATATAGCGGTGATCCGGGTTGATATCGACATGCTCGAAGAGCGCGAGCACCTCGTCGTCCAGGCCGGACTCGTCCAGCGCCTTGCCGGAGAAGAGGCCAATCACCGCGCGGATCAGGATCGTCACCG
Encoded here:
- a CDS encoding CDP-alcohol phosphatidyltransferase family protein; this translates as MSGPQIMTLPNLLTALRLLLVPVLWLCALLGRPAWIGAGLLAALLTDVLDGATARWLGQATSFGAALDSLADKLLTLSVVGWLALLFPEIFAEHPLLIGLAAAGLIGSWLTGRIKPGWLPKLHLWSARVGGGLQGLFALHTFLAGRYSAALLYLALGVGLLAALEEIAVQLVHPCPDEHIRTVFERPIRARIGAAVQRWLADRRLPLLLAGLAIGLTLPALRTGWHFDDYLHRAALGTGQPSLRAALDELFVFMDGDPERTRRLMDSGVFPWWALPQGQNAFWRPLAGLTHWLDYRLWPRSPLLMHTHSLLWFGALAAVAALLYRRLIGATWIAGLAALLYALDDARGYAASWIANRNALLATLCGCLALIAHDRWRRDGWRWGVITGPLALLLGLLSAEAATATLAYLLAYAIVLDRGGRRQRLGSLLPALLTTIGWRLGYRALGYGALGTSYVDPATEPLRFLMAVIERGPVLLLAQWALPPAELYPFLTPPASWLLCLCALAILAPLGFVAWPLLHRDVLARFWTLGMILAVVPACAALPANRLLGFVGLGTMGLLARLLIELWQAARSWRRALGLVLGAIHLLLAPLLLPLAAYSPALFGAVEPSIRSLPHDPLLARQTAIFVNAPSFFSISYLPIIRQMQGLPAPLRVRFLSSGPDSVELTRADAHTLLVRPAGGYLVGFDTVFRERARRFMAGQQIRLTDATVTVERLTGDGRPAEVAFRFDAPLESGALRWFAWRDGGYVAFTPPPPGTTIRLPSSLP
- a CDS encoding ATP-grasp domain-containing protein, encoding MNILITSTRAPVALELIRAFGRAGHTVIATDTQPWTVGSRSRHLTEHVVTPQPRQEPQRFLDALERIVRAHRIDLLIPTCEEVFHVARGYERLSRITSVCASPLDLLAELHHKFAFQQHAAALGIRTPQTALVTDCDELRAMLPQFPRYVLKPAYSRFATRVITNSGQHAGLVPLSACQPTPQQPWLLQAFIEGASLCTYSTLHEGHVTAHCAYAIPYTFGGGSGVQFRSVDGAETLAIVRQIGAALGYTGQLSLDFIQAADDLYLLECNPRATSGAHLIDPARLIAALTDPRQPTWIEPPGRCRQLTIPLLASVAAQPRRWLAALREALRHADVIADRRDLLPLLAQLPMTLHFARISRRKRIGLTAATTHDIEWNGER
- a CDS encoding GNAT family N-acetyltransferase, whose amino-acid sequence is MIGLYDRSSVDQVPWPATPDGDYARRVLDPLVRHGPQRYIDNVDAEVFVLVAGESVLPVVVAAPRPSIRNAYVCSPTTHYIDYARREVELELAERRALRTVVPPLLDALRPLLRWSRFEQVVYVNNWLLSTNLYPALDPATIRQIRDELIRRFPRHVIIFRSVDERLNAPLLRDLLGLQFRPVFSRQVYILDPQAQERSYRKRKDFRSDVLLAGRTDYEWLSHDQLDPATSARLAELYAELYLHKYSFDNPQFNARFVAEALDRRWLTIWALRRNGHIDGVLGYVERHGVMTAPLLGYDRSVPQSAGLYRLLSLKLVEEAEQYGLVLHLSSGAAAFKRHRGGQPAIEYNLVYDRHCARRRRLPWQILEILTHRAIVPVMQRFKL
- a CDS encoding Rieske 2Fe-2S domain-containing protein — translated: MIETQPDSTARLSAIYPALARHWFIACRSDDLRRGPLARTLLDTHLVLFRGASGHATALLDRCPHRNAPLSRGWVTDGRVVCPYHGWQFDGAGRCQVVPGLCDTPEHRTRQVAAFPVVEHDGFVWVWPLDASPTRAPYHFPLLDAPGYQSLVREYRFEAALPDALENFLDGTHTHFVHSGLIRTEGRRKRTTAIIRRTPEQVEAEYHDEGRQSGLLSRLFGAGVDVAFGRFIMPAIAQLEYRAGPHTRLLVNLCFTPESSSTLRVFVLATAQVPRALRLIAPTLGGLLLRTVVKQDRAILRLQAENLRRFGGPRYTSTELDVMGPHILRMLRGIQQREQDEPAERRVEMLI